The Zygosaccharomyces rouxii strain CBS732 chromosome G complete sequence genome contains a region encoding:
- the DDC1 gene encoding Ddc1p (similar to uniprot|Q08949 Saccharomyces cerevisiae YPL194W DDC1 DNA damage checkpoint protein part of a PCNA-like complex required for DNA damage response required for pachytene checkpoint to inhibit cell cycle in response to unrepaired recombination intermediates potential Cdc28p substrate): MSFKATFQDSEKHNIWFRTVSALTTVRKDINFTITSAELIAWAINTTDTTLCQVRFARSFFEDYEFKPYEIVFGEDGVQIVPDSHGTDQKLYSFEVNGRHLTTISKKPDGDSVNEFTIAINNTASCPDVLANRLLIHIEMSSLISKDYTPQFTPIKYDPIVIDLKYKRKFLDVYGSKSRSVQETLNHRLSEIFVEAERELSTALFNENNEPNPKDMNQLTMADEINLVCCNQALIKNFLDNCNPNITEEMKLEISHQKLCVTAFTKAIYGKNNDVLRNNISLSNTISTSDLECHCLFLKEINNGDKGDDGTKSIVFKLKDFKNFMSIGSSGKSSLSGNLNIWFCHRGEPLLVELNRPDVKSELVQITDSSGMANAENENAITKATATVSPNTRASREPFKAEPFLPRVSPLKSSSVPSKETRRSPLKNMGGSIPNKSSITRQLFVKEDDEHPLSVWNHEEEELKREQPEPNEEILLAAPAERSRTTVGWGQRPLEPDHSLKPMDKQSMLKQEKRKYLQELKDEQKRQKREINDRSTQESQEGLGPTQPNRPKGLFD, encoded by the coding sequence ATGTCATTTAAGGCAACTTTTCAGGATTCAGAAAAACACAATATATGGTTTCGTACAGTTTCTGCTTTAACCACAGTACGGAAAGACATCAACTTTACTATAACATCCGCCGAGCTCATTGCATGGGCCATCAATACCACGGACACGACGTTGTGTCAGGTGAGGTTTGCACGcagtttctttgaagattaTGAATTTAAACCATATGAAATTGTATTTGGTGAGGACGGCGTACAGATAGTACCTGATTCTCATGGTACCGATCAGAAATTGTACTCTTTTGAAGTGAATGGAAGACATTTGACAACTATATCAAAGAAACCTGATGGCGATTCTGTAAATGAATTTACAATAGCGATTAATAATACTGCTAGTTGTCCTGATGTTTTAGCAAATCGGCTTTTAATCCACATCGAAATGTCATCTTTGATAAGCAAGGATTATACACCTCAGTTTACGCCAATTAAATATGATCCTATTGTCATCGATTTGAAATACAAGAGAAAATTCTTAGATGTCTATGGATCGAAATCGCGATCTGTACAGGAAACATTAAACCATAGACTTTCTGAAATATTTGTTGAGGCTGAACGTGAACTATCAACAgctcttttcaatgaaaataatgaacCAAACCCCAAGGATATGAATCAATTAACCATGGCTGATGAGATTAATCTCGTCTGTTGCAACCAAGCTCtcatcaaaaattttcttgaCAATTGTAATCCAAATATTACAGAGGAGATGAAGTTGGAAATAAGCCATCAAAAATTATGTGTAACCGCCTTCACTAAGGCTATCTATGGAAAAAATAACGACGTTTTAAGAAACAACATAAGCCTAAGCAATACCATTAGCACGTCTGATTTGGAGTGCCACTGTCTTTTCctcaaagaaattaacaATGGAGATAAGGGAGACGATGGTACTAAAAGTattgttttcaaattaaaagattttaaaaattttatGAGTATAGGGTCATCGGGGAAATCAAGCCTGAGTGGTAATTTAAACATATGGTTTTGTCATCGTGGCGAACCATTGCTGGTAGAGTTAAACAGACCCGATGTTAAATCTGAACTCGTACAAATAACTGATAGTAGCGGTATGGCTAATGCCGAAAATGAAAACGCAATTACCAAGGCGACAGCCACTGTTTCGCCAAATACAAGAGCTAGTAGAGAACCTTTCAAAGCTGAACCATTCTTACCTCGTGTTAGTCCATTAAAATCCTCCTCGGTACCGAGCAAGGaaacaagaagaagtcCATTAAAAAATATGGGCGGCAGTATACCGAATAAAAGTAGTATAACAAGACAATTGTTTGtcaaagaagatgatgaacatCCATTGAGTGTATGGAAccatgaagaagaagaactcAAGAGGGAACAACCGGAACCTAACGAAGAAATTTTGCTGGCGGCACCAGCAGAGAGATCTCGCACAACAGTCGGTTGGGGTCAAAGACCATTGGAACCAGATCATAGTCTTAAACCAATGGATAAACAAAGCATGTTAAAGCAAGAAAAACGCaaatatttacaagaattaaagGATGAACAAAAGAGGCAGAAGAGAGAGATAAATGACCGTAGTACACAAGAATCTCAAGAAGGATTAGGCCCTACACAACCTAATAGACCAAAGGGTCTATTCGATTGA
- the APL5 gene encoding Apl5p (similar to uniprot|Q7LIB1 Saccharomyces cerevisiae YPL195W APL5 Delta-like subunit of the yeast AP-3 complex which functions in transport of alkaline phosphatase to the vacuole via the alternate pathway suppressor of loss of casein kinase 1 function delta-like subunit of the yeast AP-3 adaptin component of the membrane-associated clathrin assembly complex), with amino-acid sequence MSSLYAPTNEDVKQRLRPFGIFFEKSLKDLIKGIRANNETPEKLNHFLAQALSECREEANSPDFNLKTNAVLKLTYLEMYGFDMSWANFHILEVMSSSKLQQKRVGYLAASQSFYKDPDILMLATNLMKKDLKYTGTDDVVKVGIALSGLSTIITPPLAADICDDLFTMLNSSRPYIRKKAITALFKVFLQFPEALRDNFDKFAAKLEDDDTSVVSAAVSVICELSKKNPQPFIQLSPLLYEILVTISNNWIIIRLLKLFTNLSKVEPKLRPRLLPKILELMDSTTATSVLYESINCIVKGHMLEEDDYDVAMQCLDRLHTFCDSSDPNLRYISCVLFYKIGKINTAFISQFDKLVMRLLNDVDVSIRSKAIELIEGIVDEDNLQNIVLVLLKQFVDQDVVLLQVGGFETTREIPIFIPEQYKIKMVNAVIHICSMDNFANLNDFEWYNAVLWDLAILSQDLSDKSLGYRVGEQLRNIMIKVPSMREITMTTIIKVLYNEEINNHLPSILKDCFWSLGEFSSFIENGDDLINLVFQRRKYYPADVEIILIPSLLKIFSNWCNRSTDIDPERVKSVLSDLLSHFEPLCYSKAFEVQERAVQCMEFLKLASEAMEQDTEGLPLLLTDILPSFFNSYELKPISQGTQQKLQSCISVDCETPFLTEEELQAVLNQEENENDEGLFSEDLLLIDDSSSASYQNQDYDVPDESKANSEEPNVLDNEELESRKRAERESNPFYLSQNNDRTSKASTQLLDFSHREADEPEAHLIRLNKNTNGTEDETERKRKSKKKHKKRVHVLSDEVVVENKPQSPTLSIQSLPTNASSSRGKISLRMPTKLEKFDFSKPLVSPSHDGTSDARRQSTSGEQDELERLRRKFETQQLEANETLENGENDEETIIIKKKKSSKKKKKHSSSKKSKKKDSVDETPKVSNDTVI; translated from the coding sequence ATGTCATCTTTGTATGCACCAACCAATGAGGACGTTAAACAGAGGTTAAGGCCATTTGGTATTTTCTTCGAGAAATCCTTGAAGGATTTGATCAAGGGTATACGTGCCAATAATGAAACACCAGAGAAGCTGAACCATTTTCTAGCCCAAGCCCTTAGTGAATGTCGTGAAGAGGCTAATTCTCCTGATTTTAATCTAAAGACCAATGCTGTTTTAAAACTGACATATTTAGAGATGTATGGTTTCGATATGTCATGGGCAAATTTCCACATCTTAGAAGTCATGAGCAGCTCTAAATTGCAGCAGAAACGTGTAGGATATTTGGCGGCATCACAATCGTTTTACAAGGATCCTGATATTTTAATGTTAGCAACgaatttaatgaaaaaagatCTCAAATACACAGGTACAGACGACGTGGTTAAAGTGGGCATTGCATTAAGTGGATTATCTACAATTATAACACCTCCTTTAGCAGCTGACATCTGTGATGACCTTTTCACCATGTTAAACAGTTCGAGGCCATACATTCGTAAAAAAGCCATTACCGCCCTGTTTAAAGTATTTTTACAGTTCCCAGAGGCGCTAAGGGATAATTTCGACAAGTTTGCCGCAAAGTTGGAGGACGATGACACTTCCGTTGTTTCAGCTGCAGTCAGTGTCATCTGTGAGCTTTCTAAAAAAAATCCCCAACCTTTTATTCAACTTTCTCCACTATTGTATGAAATTTTAGTGACAATATCAAATAACTGGATTATTATTAGACTGTTGAAATTATTCACCAACCTTTCAAAAGTAGAACCTAAGTTGAGACCAAGACTTTTACCCAAGATTCTAGAACTAATGGATTCTACGACGGCGACTTCTGTACTTTACGAATCGATTAACTGTATTGTCAAAGGACACATGttagaagaagacgatTATGATGTGGCAATGCAATGTTTGGATCGATTACATACATTTTGTGATTCATCCGATCCAAATTTAAGGTACATTAGTTGTGTTctcttttacaaaattggtaaaattaaCACTGCATTCATATCtcaatttgataaattagtCATGCGTCTTCTTAACGATGTGGATGTTTCAATTAGATCAAAGGCGATTGAGCTTATAGAGGGTATTGTGGACGAGGacaatttacaaaatattGTATTAGTACTATTGAAACAATTTGTTGATCAAGATGTCGTACTATTGCAGGTAGGTGGATTCGAAACCACCAGAGAAATTCCCATTTTCATTCCAGAACAGTACAAGATAAAAATGGTTAATGCAGTAATACACATTTGCTCTATGGACAATTTTGCCAACCTCAATGATTTCGAATGGTACAACGCTGTTCTATGGGATTTGGCAATTCTATCCCAAGATCTCAGTGATAAATCCTTGGGGTACAGAGTAGGTGAACAACTCCGAAACATAATGATCAAAGTCCCTAGTATGAGAGAAATTACAATgacaacaataataaaagtGTTGTACAACGAAGAGATTAATAACCATTTACCCAGTATTCTGAAGGATTGCTTCTGGTCTCTCGGTGAATTTTCATCGTTTATTGAAAACGGCGATGATCTGATCAATCTTGTTTTTCAGAGGAGGAAATACTACCCTGCAGACGTGGAGATAATCCTGATTCCTTCccttttaaagattttcaGCAATTGGTGTAATAGGTCCACGGATATTGATCCAGAAAGGGTGAAATCTGTTTTGTCAGATCTGCTTTCACATTTTGAGCCTCTCTGCTACTCTAAGGCCTTTGAAGTTCAAGAACGAGCGGTGCAATGTatggaatttttgaaacttgCTTCTGAAGCAATGGAACAGGATACAGAAGGACTACCACTATTGTTGACTGATATCTTGCCTAGCTTTTTCAACAGCTACGAGTTAAAACCAATCTCTCAAGGCACTCAGCAGAAACTTCAGTCCTGCATTTCAGTAGATTGTGAGACTCCATTTTtaacagaagaagaactaCAAGCTGTTTtaaatcaagaagaaaatgaaaatgatgaaggtCTATTTTCCGAGGACTTATTATTGATTGATGACAGCAGTAGTGCCAGTTACCAAAACCAAGATTACGATGTACCCGACGAATCGAAGGCTAATAGTGAGGAACCAAATGTGTtggataatgaagaattagaatcacGCAAAAGAGCGGAAAGAGAATCTAATCCGTTCTATCTATCTCAAAATAATGATCGTACAAGTAAAGCAAGTACCCAGTTGTTAGATTTCTCCCACAGAGAAGCGGATGAACCAGAGGCTCATTTAATTAGATTGAATAAAAATACCAATGGAACTGAAGATGAAACTgagaggaaaagaaagagtaAAAAGAAGCATAAGAAGAGAGTACATGTGCTTTCGGATGAGGTTGTAGTGGAAAATAAACCCCAATCACCAACACTTAGTATACAATCTTTACCTACAAATGCATCATCTTCCAGAGGCAAGATTAGTCTAAGAATGCCCACAAAATTGGAGAAGTTTGATTTCTCGAAACCCTTAGTTTCGCCGTCGCATGATGGAACCTCAGATGCAAGGCGTCAAAGTACCTCTGGGGAACAAGACGAGTTGGAGAGattaagaagaaaattcgAAACTCAACAGTTAGAAGCCAATGAAACTTTAGAAAATGGCGAGAATGATGAGGAAACGATaattatcaagaagaaaaagtcgagcaagaaaaaaaagaagcatTCATCAAgcaaaaaatcaaaaaagaaggaCAGCGTTGATGAAACTCCTAAGGTTTCTAACGACACCGTCATATAg
- the KXD1 gene encoding Kxd1p (similar to uniprot|P53158 Saccharomyces cerevisiae YGL079W Hypothetical ORF), whose translation MDDSSSEARAGIENDTTVRSRSPSVDSQSYAIPMPEEIEEQLSEESSSFDDSNSVESNEDQILGRALPESGQHAFSQDSQEFEPMLDVSKHIFDSLMQAIDSADFSEAISLQTKTSAVINSKSTELKQLIDETKVRFSQFKERFEKGSLTAKNIRGNLRYSKDKIEKINALVRTSYPIEFNEAREKILERPLDDH comes from the coding sequence ATGGATGACAGTAGTAGTGAGGCTAGAGCTGGAATTGAAAACGATACTACTGTGAGGTCAAGAAGTCCCAGCGTAGATTCGCAGTCATATGCGATTCCGATGCCCGAAGAGATTGAAGAACAGCTAAGCGAAGAATCAAGTTCGTTTGatgattctaattctgTGGAATCCAATGAGGATCAAATCCTGGGTAGAGCTTTGCCAGAAAGTGGACAACATGCGTTTTCTCAAGATTCACAAGAGTTTGAGCCGATGTTAGACGTTTCTAAACACATATTTGATTCATTGATGCAGGCCATCGATTCAGCTGATTTTTCTGAGGCCATATCATTGCAGACCAAGACATCAGCGGTGATTAATTCTAAGAGTACGGAATTAAAGCAATTGATTGATGAGACTAAAGTAAGATTTAGTCAGTTTAAGGAAAGGTTTGAAAAAGGTTCACTAACCGCTAAGAATATTCGAGGCAATTTACGTTACTCTAaggataaaattgaaaagattaacgCATTGGTACGGACCAGTTATCCAATTGAGTTTAATGAggcaagagaaaaaatacTAGAGCGTCCGTTAGATGATCATTaa
- the OXR1 gene encoding Oxr1p (similar to uniprot|Q08952 Saccharomyces cerevisiae YPL196W OXR1 Protein of unknown function required for normal levels of resistance to oxidative damage null mutants are sensitive to hydrogen peroxide) has protein sequence MGAFSRLKKSWSQSNYDTLKSRNNGGGPSKNINTHATEPNLKNNLDNDEDVLPPITLNGYSPGTKRRLLTPEMCDEIRTLMPTRIQLYTDWNLLYSLEQHGSSLQSLYHNVTPKSKSPMRVGYVLVIKDSKQGIFGAYSNEPFHPTSDRRYYGNGECFLWKMEKVPNLTIGCDGKTKTNIENGNEHKWQFRGYPFTGLNEFAIYCQSDFLSMGAGDGHYGLWCDDNLFHGVSNPSLTYGNDVLSREGNKFHITALEVWKVG, from the coding sequence ATGGGAGCCTTTAGTCGTCTAAAGAAATCTTGGTCACAGAGCAATTACGATACTTTAAAGAGCCGTAataatggtggtggtccaTCTAAGAATATCAATACTCATGCTACCGAAccaaatttaaagaataaccttgataatgatgaagatgtgCTACCACCTATTACGCTCAATGGATATTCTCCTGGTACGAAGAGAAGACTATTAACGCCCGAAATGtgtgatgaaattagaacaTTAATGCCTACTAGAATACAACTTTACACGGATTGGAACCTACTGTACAGTTTGGAACAACATGGATCCTCTTTACAATCGCTTTATCATAATGTAACACCCAAGAGTAAATCACCAATGAGAGTTGGCTATGTGCTTGTAATTAAGGATAGTAAGCAGGGAATTTTTGGAGCGTATAGTAATGAACCATTCCATCCAACAAGTGATAGAAGATACTATGGAAATGGCGAAtgttttctttggaaaatggaaaaagtGCCGAATTTAACTATTGGTTGTGATGGTAAAACAAAGACTAATATTGAAAACGGTAATGAACACAAATGGCAATTCAGAGGTTACCCATTCACAGGACTAAACGAATTTGCCATTTACTGTCAGTCggattttctttcaatggGAGCTGGTGATGGTCACTATGGACTTTGGTGTGATGATAATCTATTTCACGGTGTATCAAATCCAAGTTTAACTTATGGTAACGATGTGCTGAGTCGAGAAGGTAATAAATTCCATATCACTGCCTTGGAAGTATGGAAAGTTGGGTAA
- the DBP3 gene encoding RNA-dependent ATPase DBP3 (similar to uniprot|P20447 Saccharomyces cerevisiae YGL078C DBP3 Putative ATP-dependent RNA helicase of the DEAD-box family involved in ribosomal biogenesis) has product MSKKELKDKKRVSEDDSNVDTKKHKSDKKEHKVKKDKKEKKDKKEKKEKKEKKEKKEKKKEKESNKDSKIEKEEVKEEKENEEENVVIGGYQQSKDLANVPQSDIDSFYKENEVSVEDSQKYNLRPLLSFSHLSLKPEIQSEISKFPKPTPIQSVSWPYLLSGRDVIGVAETGSGKTFAFGVPAIDQLVSNGDAKRKSVKVLVISPTRELASQTYDNLIILTNKVGLECCCVYGGVPKQEQRNQLRNSQVVVATPGRLLDLINEQSVDLSQVQYLVLDEADRMLEKGFEEDIKNIINQTNSRDRQTLMFTATWPKEVRELASTFMRDPVKVSIGNRDELSANKRITQIVEVIEPRQKDRKLLELLRKYQSGAKKDDKVLIFALYKKEASRVENNLKYNGYDVAAIHGDLSQQQRTSALNDFKAGKSNLLLATDVAARGLDIPNVKTVINLTFPLTVEDYVHRIGRTGRAGQTGTAHTLFTDNEKHLAGALVNVLNGANQPVPEELKKFGTHTKRKEHGAYGAFFKDVDMSKKPKKVTFD; this is encoded by the coding sequence ATGTCGAAGAAAGAGCTAAAGGATAAGAAAAGAgtttcagaagatgattcCAACGTCGACACTAAGAAACATAAGAGCGATAAGAAGGAACATAAGGTGAAGAAGGacaagaaagagaagaaagataagaaggaaaagaaggaaaagaaagaaaagaaggaaaagaaggaaaagaagaaggaaaaggaatCCAACAAAGATTCTAAAAtcgaaaaagaagaagtaaaggaggagaaagaaaatgaagaggaaaatgtTGTTATTGGCGGTTATCAGCAGAGTAAAGATTTAGCAAACGTTCCTCAAAGCGATATCGATTCATTTTACAAAGAGAATGAAGTCAGCGTTGAAGATTCTCAAAAGTATAATCTACGTCCACTTCTATCATTTTCACACCTTTCATTAAAACCTGAGATTCAAtctgaaatttctaaatTTCCTAAACCAACACCCATTCAATCGGTATCTTGGCCATATTTGTTATCTGGTAGGGATGTTATTGGTGTTGCAGAAACAGGTTCGGGTAAGACTTTTGCATTTGGTGTTCCTGCCATTGATCAATTAGTCTCAAATGGTGATGCTAAAAGAAAGAGTGTTAAAGTACTGGTGATTTCCCCAACTAGAGAATTGGCATCTCAAACTTATGACAATTTAATTATTCTAACAAACAAAGTGGGTCTAGAATGTTGCTGCGTCTATGGTGGTGTGCCTAAGCAAGAACAGAGAAATCAGCTTAGAAATTCTCAAGTTGTAGTTGCCACGCCAGGTAGATTATTGGATTTAATCAATGAGCAATCTGTTGATCTTTCTCAAGTTCAATATTTGGTTCttgatgaagctgataGAATGTTAGAAAAGGGGTTCGAAGAAGATAttaaaaatatcatcaatcAGACTAATTCTAGAGACAGACAAACTTTGATGTTTACCGCTACCTGGCCTAAAGAAGTTCGTGAGCTGGCTTCCACATTTATGAGAGATCCTGTAAAGGTCTCCATTGGTAACAGGGATGAACTTTCTGCCAACAAGAGAATCACACAAATTGTGGAAGTTATTGAACCTAGACAGAAGGATAGAAAACTACTGGAATTGTTGAGAAAATACCAATCTGGTGCTAAAAAGGACGACAAAGTGTTAATATTTGCTCTTTACAAGAAAGAAGCTTCTCGTGTAGagaacaatttgaagtACAACGGCTATGATGTCGCGGCAATCCATGGTGATTTATCTCAACAACAAAGAACTAGCGCTTTAAACGACTTCAAAGCTGGTAAGTCAAATTTATTATTGGCCACTGATGTTGCTGCAAGAGGTTTAGATATTCCTAACGTCAAGACCGTGATAAATTTAACCTTCCCCTTGACTGTGGAAGATTATGTGCACAGAATTGGTAGAACCGGTAGAGCTGGTCAAACCGGTACCGCTCACACACTGTTTACAGATAATGAGAAACATCTAGCAGGTGCCCTAGTAAACGTTTTGAACGGTGCAAACCAACCAGTTCCAGAAGAGTTAAAGAAATTCGGTACCCATACTAAAAGAAAGGAACACGGTGCATACGGTgcctttttcaaagatgtcGATATGTCTAAGAAACCGAAGAAGGTTACATTCGACTAA
- the HNM1 gene encoding Hnm1p (similar to uniprot|P19807 Saccharomyces cerevisiae YGL077C HNM1 Choline transporter (permease) that also controls the uptake of nitrogen mustard expression is co-regulated with phospholipid biosynthetic genes and negatively regulated by choline and myo-inositol) produces the protein MSTSGEFQQRSSQSEIHKREFYEAPNEELSMDKNDMDKYDDESGSGGSEEVVLRKSFSLWSILGVGFGLTNSWFGISASLVTGLSSGGPLLVIYGIILISLISITIGVSLGELTSAYPHAGGQFWWSLKLAPPKHKRFAAYMCGSFAYAGAIFTSASTTLSVASELVAMYQLTHEDFTPKRWQVFVTYLILHFFLMQFNCYGKSLPLIASSSLYISLLSFIVITITVLACSSGHFNSAKFVFSHFYNETGWSSGGIAFIVGLINPAWSFSCLDCATHMAFEVEKPETIIPTAILGTIAIGFITSFCYVISLFFSIRDLPSVLNNTGGFPVLVIYEQALNSKAGAIVLGCLILFTSFGCVIASHTWQSRLCWSFSRDGGLPFAGLWSKVNSRMGVPLNAHLMSCVWVAIIGFLYLASSTAFNSLITACIAFLLLSYSIPVICLLMKKRQIAHGPFWFGKFGLFCNIALLLWTVFCLVFFSFPPDYPVNKDNMNYVSVVIVGYFLYSLIYWKFWASKDFHTHDDDDDEQTVAQEISNEGFDEYDGTDDSRTHSSVIATTPQHMDFIEKSTK, from the coding sequence ATGAGCACAAGCGGCGAGTTTCAACAACGCTCCTCTCAATCCGAGATACacaaaagagaattttaCGAAGCTCCTAACGAGGAGCTTTCTATGGATAAAAATGATATGGATaaatatgatgatgaaagtgGTAGCGGTGGTAGCGAAGAAGTTGTTTTGAGAAAATCCTTTTCCCTTTGGTCAATTCTTGGTGTTGGATTTGGTCTAACCAATTCCTGGTTTGGTATTTCCGCATCATTAGTTACAGGTCTATCTTCTGGTGGTCCCTTGTTAGTGATCTATGGTATTATTCTCATTTCATTAATTTCCATTACAATTGGGGTAAGTTTAGGTGAACTGACGTCTGCATACCCACATGCAGGTGGTCAATTTTGGTGGTCGTTGAAGTTAGCTCCACCTAAGCATAAGAGATTTGCAGCCTACATGTGTGGATCGTTTGCATACGCTGGTGCCATTTTCACCAGTGCATCGACGACACTTTCAGTGGCAAGTGAGCTGGTCGCTATGTATCAATTGACACATGAAGATTTTACACCAAAGAGGTGGCAAGTTTTTGTCACCTATCTAATTTTACATTTTTTCCTAATGCAATTTAACTGCTACGGTAAATCCTTACCGTTAattgcatcttcatcattgtACATTTCTTTGCTCTCATTCATTGTAATTACAATTACAGTTTTAGCATGTTCAAGTGGTCATTTTAATTCTGCAAAATTTGTCTTTTCTCATTTTTATAATGAGACTGGTTGGTCAAGTGGTGGAATTGCATTTATCGTTGGTTTAATTAATCCAGCATGGTCATTTTCATGTTTAGATTGTGCAACTCATATGGCATTTGAAGTGGAAAAACCTGAAACAATTATACCGACTGCCATTTTAGGGACTATTGCAATTGGTTTCATCACGTCTTTCTGTTATGTTatttcacttttctttAGTATTCGTGATTTACCATCTGTGCTCAATAATACTGGTGGATTCCCAGTTTTAGTCATTTACGAACAAGCATTGAATAGTAAAGCGGGTGCCATTGTGCTTGGATgtttaattttattcacTTCATTTGGTTGTGTGATTGCAAGTCACACTTGGCAGTCTAGATTGTGCTGGTCGTTTTCTAGAGATGGAGGTTTACCATTTGCAGGTTTGTGGTCAAAGGTGAATTCTCGTATGGGTGTTCCATTAAACGCTCATCTAATGTCATGTGTTTGGGTTGCTATCATTGGTTTTCTTTATTTGGCATCGAGTACagctttcaattctttgatcaCTGCGTGTATTGCATTTTTGCTACTATCATATTCTATTCCAGTCATTTGTCTTTTAATGAAGAAGCGTCAAATTGCCCATGGTCCATTTTGGTTCGGTAAATTTGGCTTGTTTTGTAACATTGCCCTATTGTTATGGACTGTCTTCTGTTTGGTATTCTTCAGTTTCCCACCAGATTATCCAGTGAATAAAGATAATATGAACTATGTTTCTGTGGTCATTGTTGGTTATTTCTTATACAGTTTAATCTATTGGAAGTTCTGGGCAAGCAAGGATTTTCACACacatgatgatgatgatgatgaacaaacTGTAGCACAAGAGATCTCAAACGAAGGTTTCGATGAATACGATGGAACAGATGATAGTCGAACCCATTCTTCAGTTATCGCCACGACTCCTCAACATATGGActttattgaaaaatccactAAATGA